The following are encoded in a window of Shewanella psychrotolerans genomic DNA:
- a CDS encoding M13 family metallopeptidase, with protein MKKSLIAIALATTFLSACGTSDVNNTQATAETSAPAAKAELGSFGVDLTARNLAVKPGDDFFMYASGNWYDHYVMPADKTRYGAFTGLAERSEKQVKEIIDDIASRTDLNSEEQLIADFYHAYMDTETINKLGISPIQSTLDDIAAIKSTDDLTKVFGQSWLVGGSAPIGGGMWFNRLDPNQYEMSLGAGGLGLPDRSYYLEDSERFVKIREAYVAHIAKMLEFAGVKEAPKRANAILALETKMAEGQWPREKRRNRDLTLNQIKREDLAKEYPGFNWDLYFAQTGYQVPQLNISQPAPIKAMIDLVNKEELSVWQDYLTFHTISNNANLLSEDIYAASFDFFGKTLSGQQEPRPRWKRAVEQMSDTQSLGFAIGKVYVKRYFPESSKQQMAELVENLRTALGQRIDGLDWMGDETKVNAHAKLKAFNPKIGYPDVWQEFDGLELSKTDLVGNIRNLRQYFRADSVAKELQKTDRNRWGMTPQRVNAYYNSSFNEIVFPAAILQPPFFDPNADPAVNYGGIGAVIGHEMGHGFDDQGSKSDANGIQRNWWTDADRAAFDAKADRLAEQYSKYEPIPDNFVNGRNSLGENIGDVGGLSMAYHAYKLSLNGKEAPVIDGLTGDQRFFLAWAQVWKEKRTEQSMLNQLRGGTHAPGRYRALAPRNHDAWYKAFDVKPGDKLYLAEDERVRIW; from the coding sequence ATGAAAAAATCCTTAATCGCCATCGCGCTGGCAACCACCTTTCTCAGTGCCTGTGGCACATCTGACGTCAATAATACTCAAGCCACCGCTGAAACCAGCGCCCCAGCCGCCAAAGCTGAACTCGGTAGCTTCGGTGTCGACTTAACCGCTCGCAATTTAGCTGTAAAACCTGGTGATGATTTCTTCATGTATGCCAGCGGTAATTGGTATGATCACTATGTCATGCCCGCAGATAAGACGCGTTACGGCGCCTTTACTGGGTTAGCAGAGCGCAGTGAGAAACAGGTAAAAGAGATTATCGACGATATTGCTAGCCGCACCGACCTCAATAGCGAAGAACAACTTATCGCCGACTTTTACCATGCTTACATGGATACCGAGACCATCAATAAACTCGGGATCAGCCCAATTCAAAGCACCTTAGATGATATTGCCGCCATCAAATCGACCGATGATCTAACCAAGGTGTTTGGTCAGTCATGGTTAGTGGGCGGCAGCGCGCCTATTGGTGGTGGCATGTGGTTTAACCGCCTTGACCCTAACCAGTATGAGATGTCTTTAGGGGCCGGAGGTCTCGGTCTGCCCGACCGCTCTTACTACCTCGAAGATAGCGAACGCTTTGTTAAGATCCGTGAAGCCTATGTAGCCCATATCGCTAAGATGCTTGAATTTGCAGGCGTTAAAGAAGCGCCCAAGAGAGCTAATGCTATTTTAGCATTGGAAACCAAAATGGCTGAGGGTCAATGGCCAAGAGAGAAGCGCCGTAATCGTGACTTAACCCTAAACCAAATCAAGCGTGAGGATTTAGCCAAGGAATACCCAGGGTTTAACTGGGATCTCTACTTTGCCCAAACGGGTTACCAAGTCCCACAGTTAAATATCTCACAACCCGCTCCAATCAAAGCCATGATCGACTTAGTTAATAAGGAAGAGCTTAGCGTATGGCAAGATTACCTAACCTTCCATACCATCAGTAACAACGCCAATCTACTGTCTGAGGATATCTACGCGGCGAGCTTTGACTTCTTTGGCAAAACCTTAAGCGGTCAACAAGAGCCACGTCCACGCTGGAAACGTGCTGTTGAGCAGATGTCTGACACTCAGTCTCTTGGCTTTGCGATTGGTAAAGTCTATGTGAAGCGTTACTTCCCTGAGTCATCTAAACAGCAGATGGCTGAATTGGTAGAAAATTTGCGCACCGCATTAGGCCAACGTATCGACGGTCTTGACTGGATGGGCGATGAAACTAAGGTCAATGCCCATGCAAAACTCAAAGCCTTCAATCCTAAGATCGGTTACCCAGATGTATGGCAAGAGTTTGATGGCCTTGAGCTAAGTAAAACTGACCTCGTGGGCAATATTCGAAACCTCAGACAGTACTTTAGAGCCGACAGCGTAGCCAAAGAGTTACAAAAAACCGATCGTAATCGTTGGGGCATGACACCCCAGCGCGTCAATGCCTATTACAACAGCTCATTTAATGAGATTGTATTCCCCGCTGCGATTTTACAACCCCCCTTCTTTGATCCTAATGCCGACCCAGCTGTGAACTATGGCGGTATAGGAGCGGTAATTGGTCATGAAATGGGTCATGGTTTCGACGATCAAGGCTCAAAGTCGGATGCCAACGGTATTCAGCGCAACTGGTGGACAGATGCCGATCGTGCGGCGTTCGATGCGAAAGCCGATCGTCTCGCCGAGCAGTACAGTAAATATGAACCTATCCCAGATAACTTCGTCAATGGCCGTAATAGCCTCGGCGAAAACATCGGTGATGTGGGTGGTTTATCAATGGCATACCATGCTTACAAGCTGAGCCTAAACGGCAAAGAAGCGCCTGTTATCGACGGTCTAACAGGCGATCAGCGTTTCTTCCTCGCTTGGGCACAAGTATGGAAAGAGAAGCGTACCGAGCAGAGCATGCTTAACCAGCTTCGCGGCGGCACCCATGCGCCAGGTCGTTACCGTGCATTAGCACCACGTAACCATGATGCTTGGTATAAGGCCTTTGATGTGAAACCGGGTGACAAACTCTACCTTGCTGAAGATGAGCGTGTGCGTATTTGGTAA
- a CDS encoding TAXI family TRAP transporter solute-binding subunit, producing the protein MINRVLALALLLILPTSVHAENYSIGTGGQSGIYYPFGGALAKVWSENIADTNVKAEVTAASVENTIKVVRGDMIAGIAMGNVVLDAYKGEGKFKSAMPVKTLFALYPNLVHAIALEKSGITSISQLKGKRISLGAPASGTAVTSAALLESMGIDVKKDIDAVYLNYSETTNALANGQIDAGFIVGGQGVGAVTQIALTHKISVIPISDAESSAFIEQYPAYSAYTIPENVYNNVGAVSTLSVWNVIVVSANMSDEMAFNLTKTAFEHMADVRKVVKVAEATTPENAYRLKGVPLHPGAQKYLDSLTK; encoded by the coding sequence ATGATTAATCGCGTCTTAGCTCTTGCTCTATTACTTATTTTGCCCACTAGCGTTCACGCAGAAAATTACTCCATTGGTACAGGTGGCCAAAGCGGTATTTATTACCCCTTCGGTGGTGCCTTAGCTAAAGTCTGGTCGGAGAACATTGCCGACACAAATGTCAAAGCGGAAGTCACCGCAGCCTCTGTCGAAAACACCATTAAAGTCGTTCGTGGCGATATGATTGCAGGCATAGCGATGGGAAATGTCGTGCTTGACGCTTACAAAGGTGAAGGTAAATTTAAAAGTGCGATGCCAGTAAAAACCCTATTCGCACTTTATCCAAATCTAGTCCATGCCATCGCACTAGAAAAATCAGGTATTACCTCAATATCTCAGCTTAAGGGTAAACGCATCTCTTTAGGTGCACCCGCAAGCGGCACAGCAGTAACCTCGGCTGCATTGCTCGAATCTATGGGGATTGATGTCAAAAAAGATATCGATGCGGTTTATCTCAATTATTCAGAAACCACCAATGCACTAGCGAATGGGCAAATTGATGCCGGCTTTATCGTCGGTGGTCAAGGCGTTGGCGCAGTGACCCAAATCGCATTAACTCATAAAATTAGCGTTATCCCCATCTCTGATGCTGAAAGCTCAGCATTCATCGAACAGTACCCAGCCTATAGTGCTTACACTATCCCAGAGAATGTCTACAACAATGTCGGTGCAGTATCGACCCTCAGTGTTTGGAATGTCATTGTGGTGAGCGCCAATATGAGTGATGAAATGGCATTTAATTTAACTAAGACAGCATTTGAGCATATGGCAGATGTGCGTAAGGTGGTAAAAGTGGCTGAAGCCACCACACCAGAAAATGCCTATCGTCTCAAGGGGGTTCCATTGCATCCTGGCGCGCAGAAATACCTCGATTCGCTAACCAAATAA
- a CDS encoding TRAP transporter permease — MSAVEEHTPIDKEIAPSTTDSPMPYEKVFTLFGYLILVFAVSLSTFQIWQGITSTVSATYFRPVHLSWVLVLIFLHFPLISNRYNKLYLPGRIVDLILCGLTVFAGYRLWIFDYNDIDHLLYGLNSTDLIAGSALLLLLMEGCRRTVGWVMVFIALMFLSYSAFGNLLPGALATKAYSLQELIQFQIYSANGIFGSALGIAATTVFIFVLFGAFLEVTGAGKFFIDLAFSIAGKYRGGPAKAAVLASAGLGSISGSAIANTVTTGSVTIPMMKKLGYTPEQSAGIEAAASTGGQIMPPIMGAGAFVMAQFTGVPYSDIMLASIAPAILYFFCTLLYVHLMACKLNLKTQSRTQAVINVIKDGAHHLIPLVLITFLLMLAYSPLLVGVAGCAAILLTSALRKHSRIGLAKFISGMKNGALLALPISVACGAAGIIVGVVGQTGIGLQFTQFVMDFSGGYMLVALLLVSIVALVLGMGLPVTAAYIVLAVMAVPMLGDFGLPLLTAHLIVFWLSQTSNVTPPIALAAFAGAGVANANPMKSSVEAFKLAGGLFIIPIMMAYTDLLNFEAGLVGFMFALLQASIIIVALAIAIEGYMLTKLNLIERLVALFSIPLILFNPYNAGIAGIVVILALMVIQWRNRHNVEVKQTDN, encoded by the coding sequence ATGAGTGCAGTCGAAGAACATACCCCCATCGACAAAGAAATAGCACCGTCAACAACAGATAGCCCAATGCCATATGAAAAGGTATTTACCTTATTTGGTTATCTCATTCTTGTTTTTGCCGTGTCGCTATCGACATTTCAAATCTGGCAGGGAATAACATCAACTGTTTCAGCTACCTATTTTCGACCTGTGCATCTGTCTTGGGTGTTAGTGCTTATTTTTCTCCATTTTCCGCTCATCAGTAATCGTTACAACAAACTGTACTTACCAGGTCGAATCGTCGACCTCATCTTATGCGGCCTTACGGTATTTGCAGGCTATCGCCTTTGGATTTTTGATTACAACGATATTGATCATCTGCTTTATGGATTAAATTCTACCGATCTCATCGCGGGGAGTGCTTTACTCCTGCTCTTAATGGAGGGCTGCCGTCGTACCGTAGGCTGGGTTATGGTATTCATCGCCCTTATGTTTTTAAGTTACAGTGCCTTTGGCAATTTGCTCCCTGGGGCGCTAGCAACTAAAGCCTACTCACTTCAAGAGCTGATCCAATTCCAAATTTATTCGGCAAATGGTATATTCGGCTCTGCATTAGGAATTGCGGCAACCACGGTATTTATTTTTGTGTTATTTGGTGCTTTTTTGGAAGTAACTGGCGCAGGTAAATTCTTTATCGATTTAGCATTCTCTATCGCGGGTAAATATCGCGGAGGTCCAGCAAAAGCCGCGGTTTTGGCGTCGGCAGGCTTAGGCTCAATTTCAGGTTCAGCCATCGCTAATACCGTGACAACGGGTTCTGTCACCATTCCTATGATGAAAAAGCTTGGCTACACGCCAGAGCAATCTGCAGGAATTGAGGCTGCGGCGTCAACAGGCGGTCAGATCATGCCACCCATTATGGGCGCCGGAGCGTTTGTGATGGCCCAGTTTACAGGCGTTCCCTATAGCGACATCATGCTCGCCTCGATAGCCCCAGCTATTTTGTATTTTTTCTGCACCTTGCTATACGTGCACTTAATGGCGTGTAAATTAAACCTCAAGACACAAAGCCGCACACAAGCAGTGATCAATGTGATCAAAGATGGGGCACATCACCTTATTCCTTTGGTGCTAATCACCTTCTTGTTGATGCTGGCCTACTCGCCGCTATTAGTAGGCGTTGCAGGATGCGCCGCAATATTACTCACCTCAGCCCTGCGAAAACATAGTCGCATCGGGCTCGCAAAATTTATATCGGGCATGAAAAATGGTGCTTTGTTAGCACTGCCAATCTCAGTTGCCTGTGGCGCAGCCGGAATTATCGTGGGCGTCGTTGGTCAAACCGGCATCGGTTTGCAGTTCACCCAATTCGTGATGGATTTCTCTGGCGGATATATGCTGGTTGCACTATTACTGGTCAGTATCGTTGCCCTTGTCTTAGGAATGGGCTTACCAGTAACTGCCGCGTATATCGTTCTGGCGGTGATGGCAGTCCCTATGCTTGGCGACTTTGGTTTGCCACTACTAACCGCTCATCTTATCGTCTTTTGGTTATCACAAACCTCCAATGTGACACCACCAATCGCACTGGCAGCTTTTGCTGGCGCAGGGGTCGCCAATGCGAATCCGATGAAATCATCGGTTGAGGCATTTAAATTGGCAGGAGGGCTATTTATCATTCCGATCATGATGGCTTATACCGACCTACTTAATTTTGAAGCGGGTCTAGTTGGCTTTATGTTTGCCCTGTTACAAGCAAGCATTATCATAGTTGCACTGGCAATCGCGATCGAAGGTTACATGCTAACCAAACTGAACCTTATCGAACGCTTAGTGGCATTGTTCTCTATCCCGCTCATCCTGTTTAATCCCTACAATGCGGGCATTGCGGGGATTGTGGTTATTTTGGCATTAATGGTAATACAATGGAGAAACCGACATAATGTTGAGGTGAAGCAAACCGATAACTAA
- the yghU gene encoding glutathione-dependent disulfide-bond oxidoreductase, with amino-acid sequence MTNKYTPAKVWVNNASGGNKWANINSPESGARFDSDLPAGEHAFQLYSLGTPNGQKVTIMLEELLALGIKEAEYDAFLINIGESDQFSSGFVGVNPNSKIPALVDRSGAQEVNVFESASILVHLAEKFEQFLPKSGNARTQTFNWLFWAQGSAPFLGGGFGHFYAYADEKQEYPINRFAMEVKRQLDVLDKQLANNQYVAGDEYTIADMAIWPWYGNLVLGNLYDAAEFLQVETYSNVVRWAKMILSREGVQRGRIVNRSFGEEWEQLAERHSAADIDLVLSKRP; translated from the coding sequence ATGACAAACAAATATACTCCAGCAAAAGTGTGGGTAAATAACGCGAGTGGCGGTAATAAATGGGCAAACATTAACAGCCCAGAGTCTGGTGCGAGGTTTGATAGCGATCTGCCAGCAGGTGAACACGCTTTTCAACTTTACTCACTTGGCACCCCGAACGGTCAAAAGGTCACCATAATGCTAGAAGAGTTGCTCGCTCTCGGCATCAAAGAAGCTGAGTATGATGCTTTTCTCATTAATATTGGTGAATCAGATCAGTTCTCATCGGGATTTGTCGGCGTTAATCCCAACTCCAAAATACCCGCTTTAGTCGACCGTTCAGGCGCTCAAGAGGTTAACGTCTTTGAGTCAGCTTCAATACTGGTTCATCTTGCTGAAAAGTTTGAGCAATTCTTACCTAAGAGCGGTAATGCCCGCACCCAAACCTTTAACTGGCTGTTTTGGGCGCAAGGCTCTGCCCCATTCTTAGGCGGTGGTTTTGGTCACTTTTATGCCTATGCCGATGAAAAACAAGAATACCCAATTAATCGCTTCGCCATGGAAGTAAAACGCCAATTAGACGTTCTGGACAAACAACTCGCTAATAACCAATACGTTGCAGGCGATGAATACACTATTGCCGATATGGCTATTTGGCCTTGGTATGGCAATCTAGTGTTGGGTAATTTGTATGATGCGGCCGAGTTTCTGCAAGTCGAAACCTATAGCAACGTGGTGCGCTGGGCAAAAATGATTCTGTCTCGTGAAGGCGTTCAACGTGGGCGTATTGTTAACCGTTCATTTGGTGAAGAGTGGGAACAGCTAGCTGAGCGTCACAGCGCAGCAGACATTGATCTGGTACTCAGTAAGCGACCATAG
- a CDS encoding cupin domain-containing protein: MQNVDEFIEHLQLEQHVEGGYYCSSYRSAQQFDDSRQLWTSIYFLLRDGEVSNFHRLTADEMWYFHAGQSLTIYMIDEQGELTTAKLGLDLAAGERPQFLVPKGCIFGSAMNQAGFSLVGCMVSPGFTFEDFELFSQEDLLAEYPQHRAVIERLSRKGTV; encoded by the coding sequence ATGCAAAATGTAGATGAATTCATTGAACATTTACAGTTAGAGCAGCATGTGGAAGGAGGGTATTATTGTTCATCCTATCGCTCTGCGCAGCAGTTTGATGATTCGCGCCAATTGTGGACCAGCATCTATTTTCTACTGCGTGATGGCGAAGTGTCTAACTTTCACCGTTTGACTGCTGATGAGATGTGGTATTTCCATGCGGGACAGTCGTTGACCATCTATATGATTGATGAGCAAGGAGAGTTGACAACGGCGAAGTTGGGGCTTGATCTTGCTGCTGGCGAGCGACCGCAATTTTTAGTGCCTAAAGGGTGTATTTTTGGTTCAGCGATGAATCAAGCTGGGTTCTCTTTGGTTGGTTGTATGGTCTCCCCCGGCTTTACTTTCGAAGATTTTGAATTGTTTAGCCAAGAAGATCTATTGGCTGAATATCCACAGCATCGAGCGGTTATTGAGCGCCTGAGTCGTAAAGGGACTGTTTAA
- a CDS encoding DsbA family protein, giving the protein MNKLYYVYDPMCSWCWGFKSIWEKIEQTLPGEVEIVYLLGGLAPDSDQPMPAAMQQQIAAHWHKIENLLGTEFNHEFWTSNIPRRATYPACRAILAARDQQAEKQMLTAIQHAYYLQARNPSDDVVLIDLANQLSLDTAKFTTDLLCETTQQALLAEIQFARSIGGNSFPSLFVQTATGITPIPIDYQNADTCIEQIRQAIRLK; this is encoded by the coding sequence ATGAATAAGCTGTATTATGTATACGATCCCATGTGTTCTTGGTGCTGGGGATTCAAATCCATTTGGGAAAAAATAGAACAAACGCTACCAGGCGAAGTAGAGATAGTTTACTTACTTGGCGGGCTCGCACCCGATAGCGACCAACCTATGCCAGCTGCTATGCAGCAACAAATTGCCGCTCATTGGCACAAAATCGAAAACTTGCTGGGCACTGAATTTAATCATGAATTTTGGACTAGTAACATCCCAAGACGCGCAACCTACCCGGCCTGCCGAGCCATACTCGCCGCCCGTGATCAACAAGCTGAAAAGCAGATGCTAACCGCCATCCAACACGCCTACTATCTGCAAGCTCGCAACCCAAGCGACGACGTGGTATTAATCGATTTGGCTAACCAGCTCAGCTTAGATACAGCTAAGTTTACCACTGACTTACTGTGTGAAACGACACAACAAGCCCTATTAGCTGAAATCCAATTTGCACGCTCAATCGGTGGCAATAGTTTTCCTTCCCTGTTTGTGCAAACCGCTACTGGCATCACGCCAATCCCCATTGACTACCAAAATGCCGACACCTGTATTGAGCAGATACGGCAGGCAATCAGATTGAAGTAA
- a CDS encoding OsmC domain/YcaO domain-containing protein — protein MEIKVNFLDNLRLEAKFDDFTVTADQPIRYKGDGSAPSPFDYFLASSALCAAYFIKVYCKARDIPTENIRLSQNNIVDPEDRYNQIFQIQVELPEDISAKDREGILRSIDRCTVKKVVQTGPEFKIETVENLDADANAMLMGQPEGDASTYILGKDLPLEQTISNMTGILAELGMKIEISSWRNIVPNVWSLHIRDAASPMCFTNGKGATKESALCSALGEFIERLNCNFFYNDQFFGLDIANSEFVHYPNEKWFALTDDDALPAGLLDDYCLAIYNPDDELCGSHLIDTNSGNIERGICTIPYKRRSDGETVYFPSNLIENLFLSNGMSAGNNLQEAEVQCLSEIFERAVKRQIIEQEIVLPDVPQAVLEKYPSILAGIKGLEEQGFPVVVKDASLGGQFPVMCVTLMNPKTGGVFASFGAHPSFEVALERSLTELLQGRSFEGLNDVPKPTFNSMAVSEPENFVEHFIDSTGVISWRFFSSKYDFEFCEWDFSGTNEEEAKGLFGILETLGKEVYVAEFDQLGASACRILVPDYSEVYPVEDLIWDNTNKALDYREDILNLHSLSDDELVDLVNRFEESQLDNYTDIRTLIGIVFDENTVWGQLTIIELKILIYLALGAHEEAMELVGDFLQFNDNTVERGLFYQAVNAVLEVTLDEELELEHFIHNFKRMFGETVMENAVGSVTGEIRFSGLTKTSMALEGIEPHLRLIESYKKLHQARKLKACL, from the coding sequence ATGGAAATCAAAGTTAATTTTCTCGACAACCTGAGACTCGAAGCCAAGTTTGACGATTTTACCGTCACTGCCGATCAGCCGATTCGTTATAAGGGTGATGGCTCTGCGCCGAGTCCGTTTGATTACTTCTTAGCTTCGTCAGCCCTGTGCGCCGCTTACTTTATCAAGGTGTATTGTAAGGCGCGTGACATCCCGACTGAAAATATCAGACTGTCGCAAAATAACATTGTCGATCCTGAGGATCGCTATAACCAGATTTTCCAAATTCAGGTTGAGCTGCCAGAAGATATTTCGGCAAAGGATCGCGAAGGGATTTTACGTTCAATCGATCGTTGTACGGTTAAAAAAGTGGTGCAAACTGGGCCTGAGTTTAAAATCGAGACGGTTGAAAACCTCGATGCTGATGCCAATGCCATGTTGATGGGCCAGCCCGAAGGCGATGCGAGCACCTACATTTTGGGTAAAGATCTGCCGCTTGAGCAAACTATCTCTAATATGACGGGGATTTTGGCTGAGCTTGGGATGAAGATTGAGATCTCATCATGGCGTAATATCGTGCCAAATGTATGGTCACTGCATATTCGTGATGCGGCGTCGCCAATGTGTTTCACTAATGGTAAAGGGGCAACCAAGGAGAGCGCGCTGTGCTCGGCATTGGGTGAGTTTATTGAGCGCCTAAACTGTAACTTCTTCTATAACGACCAGTTCTTTGGGCTAGATATCGCCAACAGCGAGTTTGTGCACTATCCCAATGAGAAGTGGTTTGCGCTCACTGATGATGACGCGCTACCTGCAGGTTTGCTCGATGACTATTGTTTAGCTATTTACAATCCAGATGATGAGCTGTGTGGGTCGCACCTTATCGATACCAACTCAGGTAATATTGAGCGCGGGATCTGCACCATTCCTTACAAGCGTCGCTCCGATGGGGAGACGGTTTATTTCCCTTCAAACTTAATTGAAAACCTGTTTCTGAGTAATGGCATGAGTGCGGGTAATAACCTGCAAGAAGCTGAAGTGCAGTGCCTATCGGAGATCTTCGAGCGTGCGGTTAAGCGTCAAATTATCGAGCAAGAAATTGTCCTACCCGATGTGCCTCAAGCAGTACTGGAAAAATACCCAAGTATCTTAGCGGGCATCAAAGGGCTAGAGGAGCAAGGCTTTCCCGTTGTGGTGAAAGATGCCTCCTTGGGCGGTCAGTTCCCTGTGATGTGCGTGACCTTGATGAACCCTAAAACCGGCGGTGTGTTTGCCTCATTTGGCGCGCATCCAAGTTTTGAAGTGGCATTAGAGCGCAGCCTGACAGAGCTGTTACAAGGGCGCAGTTTTGAGGGGCTAAATGATGTACCTAAGCCGACCTTTAACAGCATGGCGGTCAGCGAGCCTGAAAACTTTGTTGAGCACTTTATCGATTCAACAGGGGTGATCTCTTGGCGCTTCTTTAGCAGCAAGTATGACTTTGAGTTCTGCGAGTGGGATTTCTCTGGCACCAATGAAGAGGAAGCCAAGGGGCTGTTTGGCATCTTGGAAACCTTAGGTAAAGAGGTATATGTGGCTGAGTTCGATCAGCTCGGCGCCTCAGCTTGCCGTATTTTAGTGCCTGATTACTCTGAGGTTTATCCTGTTGAAGATTTGATTTGGGATAACACTAACAAGGCACTCGATTACCGTGAAGATATTTTAAATCTTCACTCGCTAAGTGACGATGAGTTGGTTGATCTGGTTAATCGTTTTGAAGAGAGCCAACTCGATAATTACACCGATATTCGTACCCTTATTGGCATCGTATTTGATGAAAATACCGTATGGGGTCAGCTAACCATTATCGAGCTTAAAATTCTTATCTATCTTGCACTTGGTGCTCATGAAGAGGCGATGGAGCTGGTTGGCGACTTCTTGCAGTTTAACGACAATACCGTCGAGCGAGGCTTGTTCTATCAAGCGGTAAACGCGGTACTCGAAGTGACCTTAGATGAAGAGTTAGAACTTGAACACTTTATCCATAACTTTAAGCGCATGTTTGGTGAAACCGTGATGGAAAATGCCGTTGGCTCTGTCACTGGCGAGATTCGATTCTCAGGACTCACTAAAACCAGCATGGCGCTCGAAGGTATTGAGCCGCACCTGCGCCTTATCGAGAGTTACAAGAAGCTGCATCAGGCGCGTAAGCTCAAAGCGTGCCTGTAG
- a CDS encoding family 43 glycosylhydrolase, which produces MLICFNAAAITLNGTTDIHDPSTIIKEGNTYWTFGTGGGADTLPINALYSTDLINWKRGPSPIPANTYPNWINSKVPGFDGNFWAPDLIEMNGKYYLYYTAFSDAEGMHSAIGVMVTDSLNNPNWRDLGMLVSTKDEGTLGGQPVNTIDAGVYRDAQDNVWMVYGSHYAGIFIRPINKTTGLLANNDRFPAVGNNYKWHEFEAAQVKYINGYYYMFVNLGECCKGDDSDYYIVTGRSTSPVGPFLDKNGNDLWHYGGSTVLKTDGNHIGPGHFGYYYNNGQNLVSIHYYDGVSPTGWPARLDILEMTFQNDWPVLNRNFTLKTDTNASINGTYRIKPVHSQQKSLDIENCDTTAGTNVQQWSWLNNDCQKFKITRVDGVWHRISPINAPSMALDIDSFSKDNGANVMLWNYSGAQNQQFRFQSAGSGKVRIINRHSEKCIDIEAASSADSANVLQWQCISGATNQMFQLEKQ; this is translated from the coding sequence ATGTTGATTTGCTTCAATGCTGCAGCAATAACGCTCAATGGAACAACCGACATTCACGATCCCTCAACCATCATCAAGGAAGGCAATACTTACTGGACTTTTGGAACCGGCGGTGGCGCAGATACCTTACCCATTAATGCACTATATTCTACCGACTTAATTAACTGGAAACGCGGACCTTCACCGATACCAGCTAACACCTATCCAAACTGGATAAACAGCAAGGTACCGGGATTTGACGGTAACTTCTGGGCCCCCGATTTAATTGAGATGAATGGTAAATACTATTTGTATTACACCGCATTCTCAGATGCTGAGGGGATGCACTCAGCAATCGGGGTGATGGTCACCGATTCGCTAAATAACCCTAACTGGCGAGATTTAGGCATGCTTGTGTCGACTAAAGATGAAGGCACATTAGGAGGCCAACCAGTTAACACCATCGATGCTGGGGTATACCGCGATGCACAAGATAACGTGTGGATGGTTTACGGATCGCACTATGCAGGCATTTTTATTCGCCCGATCAATAAAACAACGGGTCTTTTAGCCAACAACGATCGTTTTCCAGCCGTCGGTAATAACTATAAATGGCATGAGTTTGAAGCCGCCCAAGTGAAGTACATCAACGGTTACTACTATATGTTTGTCAATTTAGGCGAGTGTTGTAAAGGCGACGACAGCGATTACTACATAGTGACAGGTCGCTCCACCAGCCCAGTCGGACCATTCCTAGATAAAAATGGTAATGATCTATGGCATTATGGTGGCAGCACCGTATTAAAAACCGATGGCAACCATATTGGTCCTGGTCACTTTGGCTATTACTACAATAATGGACAAAATTTAGTCTCAATCCATTACTATGATGGCGTAAGCCCTACAGGCTGGCCCGCTCGATTAGATATCTTAGAGATGACTTTCCAGAACGATTGGCCGGTACTAAATCGTAATTTCACCTTAAAAACCGATACAAATGCCTCAATCAACGGCACCTACCGTATTAAACCCGTTCATAGTCAACAAAAGTCCCTAGATATAGAAAACTGCGATACAACCGCTGGGACTAATGTACAACAGTGGTCTTGGTTGAATAATGACTGTCAAAAGTTCAAGATCACTCGAGTTGATGGTGTTTGGCACAGGATCTCACCAATCAATGCTCCAAGTATGGCGCTCGATATTGACTCATTCTCAAAAGATAATGGCGCTAATGTTATGCTTTGGAATTATTCAGGCGCACAGAATCAACAGTTTCGCTTTCAATCTGCTGGGTCGGGAAAAGTGCGGATCATAAATCGTCACAGTGAAAAATGCATTGATATCGAAGCAGCCTCTTCTGCAGACAGCGCTAATGTTCTGCAATGGCAGTGCATCTCAGGTGCAACGAATCAAATGTTCCAACTTGAGAAGCAATAA